The genomic DNA GACGCCTACTTCGCGTACGTGGAGGACGAAGGCGGGGCGTTCCGGCTGGTGTTCGAGTCGGACCTGACGAACGAACCCGCGGTGCGCGAGCGCGTCGAGCGGGTGTCCCTGCAGTGCGCCGAGGCGATCTCCGACGTGATCGCCGGTGACACGGGGCTGTCGAAGGACGAGTCGATGCTCCTGGCCGTCGCCCTGGGCGGCGTCGCGCAGGTCGTGGCACGGCACTGGCTGGCGAGCGACTCCCCGGTCCCGCGCGACAAGGCCGTACAGCTGCTGACCTCCCTGGCGTGGCGCGGCATCGCCGGGTTCCCGCTGCACGGGGCCGAGGGCCACTGAGCCGGGCGGCGCGGCGCTGTTCGCTCCTGGCGTGCGACGCCGGGCCGTGGCGCGTCGCCTCTCCGGGCTAATGTGTGCAGCGTACGGCGCGGTGATCGCGCAACGCTGACCGTTCGGAGGGACATAGCCGTGGAGGTCAAGATCGGCGTGCAGCACGCGCCCCGGGAGATCGTTCTGGAGAGCGGGCAGTCCGCCGAGGACGTCGAGCGCGCGGTGGCCGAGGCGCTGTCCGGCGAGGCGCAGCTGCTCAGCCTGACGGACGACAAGGGCCGCAAGGTGCTCGTCCCGGCGGACCGGCTCGCCTACGTGGAGATCGGCGAGCCGGCGACGCGCCGGGTGGGCTTCGGCGCGCTGTGACGAGGTGACGCAGGGGCAGGAGGCCCGGCGGGGGCGTCGTCCCCGCCGGGCCTCCTGCCGTGCGCGGCCCCTCCACCGCGGGAGGGTTGTCCTCCGGACGGGTCGGGTAGGACGGGTACGACCGCTCCGCCCGCCCCGTCGGATCCGCGAGGTGATGCTGTGCTCTGGGAAGCCCTCGGCTCCGTCCTGCTGGGACTCGCCCTGTCCTGGGCCGCCCTCCGGCGGCTGGCCGACCGGCTCCCACCGCGCCGTACGGTGCTGGTGACCGGTGTGCTCGGCGCGCTGTTCGGTGCGTTCGTCGCGCACTCCGCGCTCGGCCCCGGCCTGGTGCTCGGCACGCTCCTCGGGGCGGCCGCCGTCAGCGCCGTACTGCTGTCCCTGCTGATCCGGCCCCCGGCACGCCGCCTGCGGCGGTCGGCGGCGGCGTGATCCGCGCCGCCGACCGCCCGGCGGACGCCCCCTAGGCCGCGAGGCCCAGGGCCGCCATGCGCTTCGTGTGCGCCTTGGTGATCCGCGAGAACATCTCCCCGACCGCCGCCAGGTCGAACCCGCCGGCGACGCCGCCGACCAGCATCGTCGACAGCGCGTCCCGCTCCGCCACGACGCGCTGGGCCTGCGACAGGGCTTCGCCCATCAGCCGCCGCGCCCACAGCGCGAGGCGGCCGCCCACGCGCGGGTCGGCCTCGATCGCGGCGCGCACCTTCTCCACGGCGAAGTTCCCGTGCCCCGTGTCGTCCAGCACGGCCAGGACCAGCGCGCGCGTGTCGGAGTCGAGCCGGACGGCCACCTCCCGGTAGAAGTCGCTGGCGATCGAGTCCCCCACGTACGCCTTGACCAGGCCCTCCAGCCAGTCCGACGGCGCCGTCTGGCGGTGGAAGTCGTCCAGTGCCCTCGCGAACGGCTCCATCGCGGCGGTCGGCTCCACGTCGACGGCGGCCAGCCGGTCGCGCAGCCGCTCGAAGTGGTGGAACTCGGCGGACGCCATCTTCGCCAGCTCCGCCTTGTCGGCGAGCGTCGGCGCGAGCTTCGCGTCCTCCGCGAGCCGCTCGAAGGCCGCCAGCTCCCCGTAGGCGAGCGCGCCGAGCAGGTCCACGACGGCCGCGCGGTACTGCGGGTCGGCGGAGGCGCCGGCCCAGTCGAGGGCGGCGATCCCGGTCGGTCCTTCGGGGGCGGTGGCGTTGTCAGGCGTCTCCATGGAGCGCACAATAGCCCGCCGGCCCGGCCCCCCGAGGGCCCGGTCGACGGGTGTGACATCGCCCTCCTCGTGAATCGTCCCGACGCACCTGCGCGATTCCGGGGTACAGTGGTAAGGAGCCTGTCGAGCACGCGGACGCTTTCCGCGCCTGTCCGAGGGGCCGTTTCATGAATGAGGATGCCCGGTCGGTGGCCCGATCGGCTCCGACCCGACAGCCCTCGGTGCGCCTTCGCACATGAGGGGCCCTCAGCGGCATGACGCTCGAGCGACGGCAGTGGTCCCGCGCCACCCGGCTGTGATCTCGCGGTCTGCGGCCGGAGAGTCATCCGGCGCGGTAAGACCCCCAGCGTTCGCCTCATGCCGCGTCTCACAGAAGAGGCGACACCCTGACTACGACCGAGCAGCCCACGACTTTCCGAGAGCTCGGGATCCTCCCCGAGACCGCCGAGGCCCTGGAGGCCGTCGGCATCGTCACGCCGTTCCCGATCCAGGAGATGACCCTCCCGGTCGCCATGTCCGGGACGGACGTCATCGGCCAGGCCAAGACCGGTACGGGCAAGACCCTCGGCTTCGGCCTCCCCCTGGTGGACCGCGTCACCGTCCCCGCCGACGTCGAGGCCGGCCGCGCCCGCCCCGACCAGCTGACGGACGCGCCGCAGGCCCTCGTGGTCGTCCCGACCCGGGAGCTGTGCACGCAGGTCACCAACGACCTGCTCACCGCCGGCAAGGTGCGCAACGTCCGCGTCCTGGCGATCTACGGCGGCCGCGCCTACGAACCCCAGGTCGAGGCCCTGCGCAAGGGCGTCGACGTGGTCGTCGGCACGCCGGGCCGCCTGCTCGACCTGGCCGGGCAGCGGAAGCTCGACCTGTCGCACGTCCGCACGCTCGTGCTGGACGAGGCCGACGAGATGCTCGACCTGGGCTTCCTGCCCGACGTCGAGCGGATCATCAACATGCTCCCGGCGAAGCGCCAGACCATGCTGTTCTCGGCGACCATGCCGGGCGCCGTGATCGGCCTCGCCCGCCGCTACATGTCGCAGCCCACGCACATCCGCGCCACCGCGCCGGACGACGAGGGCGCGACCGTCGCCAACATCAAGCAGCATGTCTACCGCGCGCACTCCATGGACAAGCCGGAGATGGTCGCCCGCATCCTGCAGGCCCGCGGCCGCGGGCTGGCGATGATCTTCTGCCGTACGAAGCGCACCGCGGCCGACATCGCCGAGCAGCTGGAACGGCGCGGCTTCGCGTCCGGAGCCGTCCACGGCGACCTGGGCCAGGGCGCCCGCGAGCAGGCGCTGCGCGCCTTCCGCAACGGCAAGGTCGACGTACTGGTCTGCACCGACGTGGCCGCGCGCGGCATCGACGTCGAGGGCGTCACGCACGTGATCAACTACCAGTCGCCGGAGGACGAGAAGACCTACCTCCACCGCGTGGGCCGCACGGGCCGCGCCGGGGCGCACGGTACGGCGATCACCCTGGTGGACTGGGACGACATCCCGCGCTGGCAGCTGATCAACAAGGCGCTGGAGCTGGACTTCCACGACCCGGTCGAGACGTACTCCACCTCCCCGCACCTCTTCGCCGACCTGGACATCCCCGAGGGCACCAAGGGCGTCCTGCCCCGTGCCGAGCGGACCCGGGCCGGACTG from Streptomyces sp. MRC013 includes the following:
- a CDS encoding TetR/AcrR family transcriptional regulator — translated: MTAIEQTEATRPRGTRLPRRARRNQLLGAAQQVFVAQGYHAAAMDDIAERAGVSKPVLYQHFPGKLELYLALLDQHCESLLHSVRTALASTTDNKQRVAATMDAYFAYVEDEGGAFRLVFESDLTNEPAVRERVERVSLQCAEAISDVIAGDTGLSKDESMLLAVALGGVAQVVARHWLASDSPVPRDKAVQLLTSLAWRGIAGFPLHGAEGH
- a CDS encoding DUF3107 domain-containing protein, producing MEVKIGVQHAPREIVLESGQSAEDVERAVAEALSGEAQLLSLTDDKGRKVLVPADRLAYVEIGEPATRRVGFGAL
- a CDS encoding ferritin-like fold-containing protein; translated protein: METPDNATAPEGPTGIAALDWAGASADPQYRAAVVDLLGALAYGELAAFERLAEDAKLAPTLADKAELAKMASAEFHHFERLRDRLAAVDVEPTAAMEPFARALDDFHRQTAPSDWLEGLVKAYVGDSIASDFYREVAVRLDSDTRALVLAVLDDTGHGNFAVEKVRAAIEADPRVGGRLALWARRLMGEALSQAQRVVAERDALSTMLVGGVAGGFDLAAVGEMFSRITKAHTKRMAALGLAA
- a CDS encoding DEAD/DEAH box helicase, with product MTLPVAMSGTDVIGQAKTGTGKTLGFGLPLVDRVTVPADVEAGRARPDQLTDAPQALVVVPTRELCTQVTNDLLTAGKVRNVRVLAIYGGRAYEPQVEALRKGVDVVVGTPGRLLDLAGQRKLDLSHVRTLVLDEADEMLDLGFLPDVERIINMLPAKRQTMLFSATMPGAVIGLARRYMSQPTHIRATAPDDEGATVANIKQHVYRAHSMDKPEMVARILQARGRGLAMIFCRTKRTAADIAEQLERRGFASGAVHGDLGQGAREQALRAFRNGKVDVLVCTDVAARGIDVEGVTHVINYQSPEDEKTYLHRVGRTGRAGAHGTAITLVDWDDIPRWQLINKALELDFHDPVETYSTSPHLFADLDIPEGTKGVLPRAERTRAGLGAEELEDLGEPGGRKPRGRRRDEERPEPAERPRTPRQRRRTRGGAPLDETAADGTAAPQAPAADVAGGEEAPAERRAPRRRRRTRAGAAPAAEAAVQAARTAPEAGEAADTAEGRAPEAETKPRRRTRRTADTAITETPATEAAPATETETKPRRRTRRTAASADTVTVPEQASEAGPRRRTRKAAVSADA